A region from the Phycisphaerales bacterium genome encodes:
- a CDS encoding GNAT family N-acetyltransferase translates to MSAPAHLQPGVILQVPQDRLLDALRHVVGGGSDPSAAAARRFLEFIRSQRLDADQCWAVAGDHGQLRPALIALPNSGRTAMLFVTAPRYPEEVATLARLIGHAHRSLDHRRIALTQVLMEPDEPLTAAAFEQAGYTRLAVLNYMERRVSRAAGVPEPQWPAEVRLLHYEPPLEPLFKEALLQSYRDTLDCPALCGLRNIDDVLADHVGAGVQDPLLWTLVLWNQQPAAVLLLNPLADGESVELSYLGVGAGYRGRGLGRRLMALALRQLSERPYTRFTLAVDQDNFPALSLYKSFGLARTDRRLAYIRPVPDDE, encoded by the coding sequence GTGTCCGCCCCTGCCCACCTCCAGCCCGGCGTCATCCTCCAGGTCCCGCAGGACCGGCTGCTCGACGCCTTGCGCCACGTGGTGGGAGGCGGGAGCGACCCCTCGGCTGCGGCGGCCCGGCGGTTCCTTGAGTTCATCCGTTCTCAGCGCCTCGACGCCGACCAGTGCTGGGCCGTGGCCGGCGACCACGGGCAGCTGCGGCCGGCGCTGATCGCCCTGCCCAATTCGGGTCGCACCGCGATGCTCTTTGTGACCGCCCCTCGCTACCCCGAAGAAGTGGCTACGCTGGCCCGGCTGATCGGCCACGCCCACCGCAGCCTCGACCACCGCCGCATCGCCCTGACGCAGGTGCTGATGGAGCCCGATGAGCCGCTCACCGCCGCCGCCTTTGAGCAGGCGGGGTACACGCGGCTGGCGGTGCTGAACTACATGGAGCGGCGCGTGTCGCGGGCCGCAGGGGTCCCGGAGCCGCAGTGGCCCGCGGAAGTGAGACTGTTGCACTACGAGCCGCCCTTGGAGCCGCTCTTCAAGGAAGCCCTGCTGCAATCCTACAGAGATACCCTCGATTGTCCGGCCCTGTGCGGTCTGCGCAACATCGACGATGTCCTGGCTGATCACGTCGGCGCGGGAGTGCAGGATCCGCTGCTGTGGACGCTGGTCCTGTGGAATCAGCAGCCTGCGGCGGTGCTTTTGCTCAATCCGCTGGCCGACGGGGAGTCCGTTGAACTCTCCTATCTTGGCGTGGGGGCGGGTTACCGCGGCCGGGGGCTTGGGCGCCGATTGATGGCCCTGGCGCTGCGCCAGTTATCGGAGCGGCCCTACACTCGCTTCACACTTGCCGTCGATCAAGACAATTTTCCGGCCCTGTCGCTCTACAAGTCCTTTGGGCTGGCCCGAACCGATCGCCGA
- the rpmA gene encoding 50S ribosomal protein L27 yields the protein MAHKKGQGSTKNGRDSNPQYRGVKLFGGQQAQAGSIIVRQVGTPYKAGYMVKRAKDDTLFAMCDGTVRFRNRTVDIIPADDSIPRYTAVETATSN from the coding sequence ATGGCACATAAAAAGGGACAAGGCTCGACCAAGAACGGCCGGGACTCCAACCCCCAATACCGCGGCGTGAAACTGTTCGGCGGCCAGCAGGCCCAGGCCGGCTCGATCATCGTCCGCCAGGTCGGCACGCCCTACAAAGCCGGGTACATGGTCAAGCGCGCCAAGGATGACACGCTGTTTGCCATGTGCGACGGCACGGTCCGCTTCCGCAACCGCACCGTGGACATCATCCCCGCCGACGATTCGATCCCGCGCTACACGGCCGTGGAGACCGCGACGAGCAACTGA
- a CDS encoding glycosyltransferase yields MSLVMDVVYFLAAIVTAPLWLIVRPLRGKPRIDLRARLGQVDPLPPPRRPRLLFHAVSVGEVNAIRGLVARLAPQFEIVIATTTDTGLARARALFAAEHAVVRYPLDFSRAVRRFLDATRPDLVALVELEVWPNFTRLCEQRGIPVAVINGRLSDRSFPRYRRIGPLVRPSFRRLSLVVAQDEAIAERFIAVGARPERVRVVGTMKWDNALQGQEGLHEAAGRLAELFGLDRKRPIVVAGSTGPGEEGLIDAAVPDDVQLIVAPRKPEHFDEAARVLAPCVRRSQDNKRDRYVFRFLLDSIGELRAAYALADLIIVGRTFSNQRGSDMMEPIALGKPVIVGPDVRNFESVARALLDGGGMIQTTAAQLPHVVRELLGSPQRRAEVAAAGLEVIRSKQGCVPEHARLLTDLMHARTTGVKAGSHAEPRSAQS; encoded by the coding sequence ATGTCGCTGGTGATGGATGTTGTCTATTTCCTGGCTGCGATCGTCACGGCGCCGCTGTGGCTCATCGTGCGGCCGTTGCGCGGCAAGCCGCGCATCGATCTGCGGGCCCGCCTCGGCCAGGTCGACCCGCTTCCCCCGCCGCGCCGGCCGCGCCTCCTCTTTCACGCCGTGAGCGTGGGCGAGGTGAACGCGATCCGCGGCCTGGTTGCGCGTCTGGCCCCGCAGTTCGAGATCGTCATCGCGACCACGACGGACACTGGCCTGGCCCGGGCCCGCGCGCTCTTTGCCGCTGAGCACGCCGTGGTGCGCTACCCGCTGGACTTCAGTCGGGCGGTGCGGCGATTCCTCGATGCGACGCGGCCCGATCTTGTCGCGCTGGTCGAACTCGAAGTCTGGCCGAACTTCACGCGGCTGTGCGAGCAGCGGGGGATCCCCGTCGCCGTGATCAACGGCCGACTCTCCGATCGAAGTTTCCCGCGCTACCGGCGCATCGGCCCGCTCGTGCGCCCGTCGTTTCGCCGGCTGAGCCTGGTGGTGGCGCAGGATGAAGCGATCGCCGAGCGCTTCATCGCCGTGGGCGCGCGGCCGGAGCGCGTGCGCGTGGTGGGAACGATGAAGTGGGACAATGCGCTGCAAGGGCAGGAGGGCTTGCACGAGGCGGCGGGCCGGCTCGCGGAACTGTTTGGGCTCGATCGCAAGCGGCCGATCGTCGTGGCCGGCTCCACGGGGCCGGGTGAGGAAGGGCTGATCGACGCCGCCGTGCCCGACGACGTGCAACTGATCGTCGCGCCGCGCAAGCCCGAGCACTTCGACGAAGCGGCGCGCGTGCTCGCGCCGTGCGTGCGCCGCTCGCAGGACAATAAACGGGACAGGTACGTTTTCCGCTTCCTGCTCGACTCGATCGGCGAACTCCGCGCCGCCTACGCCCTGGCCGATCTCATCATCGTCGGCCGCACGTTTTCCAACCAGCGCGGCAGCGACATGATGGAGCCCATCGCGCTGGGCAAGCCCGTCATCGTCGGCCCGGATGTGCGCAACTTCGAAAGCGTCGCCCGCGCGCTGCTCGACGGCGGGGGGATGATTCAAACCACCGCCGCACAACTGCCCCATGTGGTGCGCGAACTGCTCGGCAGTCCGCAGCGGCGCGCGGAGGTCGCGGCCGCGGGCCTGGAGGTTATCCGCTCGAAGCAGGGCTGCGTGCCCGAGCACGCGCGGCTGTTGACCGATCTGATGCACGCTCGCACCACGGGCGTCAAGGCAGGATCTCACGCAGAGCCGCGGAGTGCGCAGAGCTGA
- a CDS encoding multidrug efflux SMR transporter has protein sequence MTILYMLLAIAFETGWAVAMKASIGLSRPVPAAITIVCYLLSVVFLALAAKRMELGAAYAIWAGSGAVLIALAGAAVFGEALSPGRVLSIGLIVAGIVGIHLSGSPPPAAQTGRQSASLADSG, from the coding sequence ATGACCATCCTTTACATGCTGCTGGCGATTGCGTTCGAGACCGGCTGGGCGGTGGCGATGAAGGCTTCCATTGGGCTGAGCCGGCCGGTGCCGGCGGCCATCACCATCGTCTGCTACCTGCTGAGCGTGGTATTTCTGGCCCTGGCCGCCAAGCGGATGGAACTGGGAGCCGCGTACGCCATCTGGGCCGGGTCAGGGGCCGTGCTGATCGCTCTGGCGGGGGCGGCGGTGTTCGGCGAGGCCCTCTCGCCGGGTCGGGTGCTCTCGATCGGCCTGATCGTCGCCGGGATCGTGGGCATTCATCTCTCCGGCAGCCCGCCGCCGGCCGCCCAGACGGGCCGGCAGAGCGCTTCTTTGGCCGATTCGGGCTGA
- a CDS encoding DUF1573 domain-containing protein: protein MATLSIRHHAAIAATLGVLALAPAASAQLFGRTTPGPDGDTTYVRAANIKFENEEHDFGVVADTNQIVCNFEFTNVGNDMLIISEVTSECGCTVPELKVRDYLPGESGSIEVRFEPKDRPGKQRKAITIKSNDVNSINGERKIYIDVDVHQAVKLSTPSLSIGRLIYGKGGGGEVTLTSKRDIFEIVKTDVAGSNLKAEIVKKEEITEADGTKAQAITVKFTVDPAAPMGYLDRQIMFTTRLSKEDSAETIEHLVRFHVSAHIAGQLQATPERLTFGTPAAGEKFERQVTIYNLANNPFKITNLRVEAPENLKLTVTHDTVTVNGKDVPRVRVEGYAPEERGSFNGKIFVSTDLPNEKDLEITFFGSVRASNRGPIVIPSQKPAGETDGDSDGSATGTGPATKGKPQADDDGADH, encoded by the coding sequence ATGGCAACGTTGAGCATTCGGCACCACGCAGCAATCGCAGCCACCCTGGGCGTTCTCGCCCTGGCCCCGGCGGCCTCGGCCCAGCTGTTCGGCCGCACCACGCCCGGACCCGACGGCGACACGACCTACGTCCGTGCGGCGAACATCAAGTTCGAGAACGAAGAGCACGACTTCGGCGTCGTGGCCGACACGAACCAGATCGTCTGCAACTTCGAGTTCACCAACGTCGGCAACGACATGCTGATCATCTCCGAAGTGACCAGCGAATGCGGCTGCACGGTGCCCGAACTCAAGGTGCGCGACTACCTGCCCGGCGAGAGCGGCAGTATCGAAGTGCGCTTCGAGCCCAAGGACCGCCCCGGCAAGCAGCGCAAGGCCATCACCATCAAGTCCAACGACGTCAACTCGATCAACGGCGAGCGCAAGATCTACATCGACGTGGACGTGCACCAGGCCGTCAAGCTCTCCACCCCCTCGCTGAGCATCGGCCGGCTCATCTACGGCAAGGGCGGCGGCGGCGAGGTGACGCTCACCTCAAAGCGCGACATCTTCGAGATCGTCAAGACGGACGTGGCGGGGTCCAATCTCAAGGCCGAAATCGTGAAGAAGGAAGAAATCACGGAGGCCGACGGCACCAAAGCGCAGGCGATCACCGTCAAGTTCACGGTCGATCCGGCGGCCCCGATGGGCTACCTCGATAGGCAGATTATGTTCACCACGCGCCTGAGCAAGGAAGACAGCGCCGAGACCATTGAACACCTTGTGAGGTTCCACGTCAGCGCGCACATCGCCGGGCAGCTGCAGGCCACGCCCGAGCGGCTCACGTTCGGCACGCCCGCCGCGGGTGAGAAGTTCGAGCGCCAGGTGACGATCTACAACCTGGCCAACAATCCGTTCAAGATCACCAACCTCCGCGTCGAAGCGCCGGAGAATCTCAAACTGACCGTCACGCACGACACCGTGACCGTCAACGGCAAAGACGTGCCCCGCGTGCGCGTCGAGGGCTACGCTCCGGAAGAGCGCGGCAGCTTCAACGGCAAGATCTTCGTCTCGACCGACCTGCCCAACGAGAAGGACCTTGAGATCACGTTCTTCGGCAGCGTCCGCGCGAGCAACCGCGGCCCGATCGTGATTCCAAGCCAGAAGCCCGCCGGCGAAACCGATGGCGACAGCGACGGCAGCGCCACCGGCACCGGGCCGGCGACCAAGGGCAAGCCCCAGGCGGATGACGACGGCGCCGACCACTGA
- a CDS encoding rhodanese-like domain-containing protein codes for MACNPVKCAGMQMIVLTAVAAGAATLHYSSATKQRALMEDFLKASAGGSKATAPSNGAHAATTDPASAQGPGETPGGDEGAANSTQTPTDPALDSGPAILRGLESLITVEQAVEIYNLPYVDPQAPLVFFLDARERDEYEKGHILDAYNVTPQSFFNDTLPEEMDQWPRDSIIVVYCSGGDCDASHLVETRLRLEKQFTRVYVMGDGYPGWTRLNLPTDIGPRPSN; via the coding sequence ATGGCGTGCAATCCGGTGAAGTGCGCGGGCATGCAGATGATCGTGCTGACCGCCGTGGCGGCCGGAGCGGCGACGCTGCATTACTCTTCCGCCACGAAACAGCGCGCGTTGATGGAGGACTTCCTCAAGGCATCAGCCGGGGGTTCGAAGGCGACCGCGCCTTCGAATGGCGCGCACGCCGCAACGACCGACCCCGCATCCGCCCAAGGGCCCGGCGAGACGCCGGGCGGCGATGAGGGCGCGGCGAATTCGACGCAGACTCCGACGGACCCAGCGCTCGACAGCGGGCCGGCGATCCTGCGCGGCCTTGAGTCGTTGATCACAGTTGAGCAGGCGGTGGAAATCTACAATCTGCCCTACGTCGATCCGCAGGCGCCGCTGGTGTTCTTTCTTGATGCGCGCGAGCGTGATGAATATGAGAAGGGCCACATCCTCGACGCCTACAACGTGACGCCGCAGAGTTTTTTCAACGACACGCTGCCCGAAGAGATGGACCAGTGGCCCAGGGATTCGATCATCGTGGTCTACTGCTCGGGCGGCGACTGCGATGCCTCGCACCTCGTTGAGACGCGGCTGAGGCTCGAGAAACAGTTCACGCGCGTCTACGTGATGGGCGACGGCTATCCGGGGTGGACGCGTCTGAACCTGCCGACCGACATCGGGCCGCGCCCGTCGAACTGA
- a CDS encoding DoxX family membrane protein, with product MASTCNENPTLPAGARAGLLVARLVMGGLFLFSGAAKLGWVSTLKSIGPLEGLGRQGIDPAAFAGTIKGFRILHPDLIPAAAFALPWLEVVCAAALIIGLGTRGAARIVIALLLIFCAAMISVIVRDIDVDCTCFGKFLGGAVDWLSIARNVALMAVMWPVAKWGAGTLALEHTLMRRPAQA from the coding sequence GTGGCTTCAACGTGCAATGAGAATCCAACGCTGCCCGCCGGCGCGCGAGCGGGCCTGCTCGTGGCGCGCCTCGTCATGGGCGGCCTGTTTCTCTTCAGCGGAGCGGCCAAACTGGGCTGGGTCTCGACCCTGAAGTCCATCGGCCCGCTCGAAGGGCTCGGGAGACAGGGCATCGACCCGGCCGCCTTCGCCGGCACCATCAAGGGCTTTCGCATCCTGCACCCAGACCTGATTCCCGCGGCTGCGTTCGCTCTGCCGTGGCTGGAAGTGGTGTGCGCTGCGGCGCTGATCATCGGCCTGGGCACGCGCGGGGCGGCGCGCATCGTCATCGCGCTGCTGCTGATCTTCTGCGCCGCGATGATCAGCGTCATCGTGCGCGACATCGACGTCGACTGCACGTGCTTTGGCAAGTTCCTCGGCGGCGCGGTGGACTGGCTGAGCATCGCCCGCAACGTCGCCCTTATGGCCGTCATGTGGCCGGTGGCGAAATGGGGCGCGGGAACGCTGGCGCTCGAGCACACGCTGATGAGACGGCCGGCGCAGGCGTGA
- a CDS encoding ankyrin repeat domain-containing protein produces MERPTGLAMAVPLALCLLLSAGCNSGRLGDAVLANDVALAARLLNEGADPNLSFVRSQLIGILLAGDFDVVKTRTFLVTAIELEYVEMVEALLEGGADPNLYADSLSPLYYAALPSARSVDLTELLLEFGADPNQAVGFDWPSVPLYAAGDLSVSLLLLPVTDRKWITAQLVANLKQNDFGPMFSAVYDMYMRGEFPAGPGSLDGFPPLTQAIIRQDVGAFEQMLRENPASIHARDRYEFTPLIWAASRFGSLDFARRLLEAGSAPNAEGEGRWTPLYSAVEADDPAMIALLCAAGADPNHTLRYVRNRPPLATIAAHHRRAATLQTLLDAGADPLERSYNSETNMLDWAAHNTTDERLQVQALARQAIARAEAERAAGKR; encoded by the coding sequence ATGGAACGACCGACGGGGCTTGCCATGGCGGTTCCGCTCGCGCTGTGTCTTCTGCTCAGCGCCGGCTGTAACAGCGGCCGGCTGGGAGACGCGGTGCTCGCCAACGACGTTGCGCTGGCTGCCAGACTCCTCAATGAAGGCGCCGATCCGAATCTCAGTTTCGTGCGCAGCCAGCTCATTGGGATTCTGCTCGCCGGCGACTTCGATGTCGTCAAGACGCGCACCTTTCTCGTCACCGCCATCGAACTTGAGTACGTCGAGATGGTTGAGGCGCTACTCGAAGGGGGCGCTGATCCGAACCTGTATGCGGATTCGCTCTCGCCGCTCTACTACGCAGCCCTCCCAAGCGCGCGCAGCGTGGACCTCACTGAACTGCTGCTTGAATTCGGCGCTGATCCAAATCAAGCCGTCGGTTTCGACTGGCCCTCAGTCCCCCTGTACGCGGCGGGTGATCTCTCAGTCAGTCTGCTGCTCCTGCCTGTAACCGATCGAAAGTGGATCACAGCCCAACTCGTTGCGAACCTGAAACAGAACGACTTCGGGCCGATGTTTTCCGCAGTGTATGACATGTACATGCGCGGCGAGTTCCCGGCGGGGCCCGGCAGCCTCGATGGGTTTCCCCCGCTCACACAGGCGATCATCCGCCAGGACGTTGGAGCATTCGAGCAGATGCTGCGCGAGAATCCCGCCTCGATCCACGCGCGCGATCGTTACGAGTTCACGCCGCTCATCTGGGCCGCGAGCCGCTTCGGCTCTTTGGACTTCGCGCGGCGACTGCTCGAAGCCGGATCAGCGCCCAACGCCGAAGGGGAAGGTCGGTGGACGCCGCTGTATTCCGCGGTCGAGGCGGATGATCCCGCCATGATCGCGCTGCTTTGTGCCGCCGGCGCCGATCCCAATCACACCCTGCGCTATGTTCGCAACCGCCCGCCATTGGCGACGATCGCGGCGCACCATCGCCGCGCCGCCACGCTGCAGACGCTGCTCGATGCGGGCGCCGACCCGCTGGAGCGCAGTTACAACAGCGAAACAAACATGCTCGACTGGGCGGCGCACAACACGACCGATGAGCGGCTGCAGGTGCAGGCCCTGGCCCGGCAGGCCATCGCGCGAGCCGAGGCCGAGCGCGCCGCGGGCAAGCGTTGA
- a CDS encoding sterol desaturase family protein, translating into MFDSTGPAAAAAAALMIIWVAEGWAPFIARPRSRTPHGMRNVVLGVANGLLCALVFPPLILWLALLSREHHIGLLHLAPELPPLLAFAAALLLLDFWHYLLHILWHKTPLLWRFHAVHHHDAEVDSTTAFRFHTGEIIMSMFGLALAVPILGVSVLHILVFKILLLTTSVFHHANVNIPAPLDRALRMIIVTPRMHWVHHSRWAPETDSNYSAIFSLWDRVFGTYRVRDEVQQIELGLDGYSAADTDTLRGMLLTPLGPVKSQRGHPPGESVDHARA; encoded by the coding sequence ATGTTCGACAGCACCGGCCCCGCCGCCGCTGCGGCGGCCGCGCTGATGATCATCTGGGTCGCCGAGGGCTGGGCGCCGTTCATCGCCCGGCCCCGCAGCCGCACGCCCCATGGGATGCGCAACGTCGTCCTTGGAGTCGCCAATGGCTTGCTGTGCGCGCTGGTCTTCCCGCCGCTGATTCTCTGGCTGGCGCTGCTCTCGCGCGAGCATCACATCGGCCTGCTCCATCTCGCGCCTGAACTGCCGCCGCTGCTCGCGTTCGCCGCGGCTCTGCTGCTGCTCGACTTCTGGCACTACCTCCTGCACATCCTCTGGCACAAGACGCCGCTGCTGTGGCGCTTTCACGCCGTGCACCATCACGACGCCGAGGTCGATTCGACCACGGCGTTTCGCTTCCACACTGGCGAGATCATCATGTCCATGTTCGGCCTGGCGCTGGCTGTTCCCATCCTCGGCGTCAGTGTGCTGCACATCCTCGTCTTCAAGATCCTGCTGCTCACGACCTCCGTCTTTCATCACGCCAACGTGAACATCCCGGCGCCTCTCGACCGCGCGCTGCGCATGATCATCGTCACGCCGCGCATGCACTGGGTTCACCATTCGCGCTGGGCGCCCGAAACCGACTCGAACTACTCGGCGATCTTCTCTCTGTGGGACCGCGTGTTCGGCACGTACCGCGTCCGCGATGAGGTGCAGCAGATCGAACTCGGCCTCGATGGCTACAGTGCCGCCGACACCGACACGCTGCGCGGAATGCTCCTGACCCCCCTCGGCCCCGTGAAGAGCCAGCGTGGCCATCCGCCGGGCGAATCAGTAGATCACGCCAGAGCCTGA
- a CDS encoding VWA domain-containing protein, with product MTDCNLADITLVIDRSGSMSHVRAEAESGVNAFIREQAAARGQANLTLVQFDTEYDFVHRGMPIGDVPPYTLEPRGCTALLDAVGRAITEAGQRLAALPEEARPGLVVFAIVTDGHENSSREFTRQQVRDMITHQRQVYNWQFVFLCVDDKAFDEAVDMGVDPAATSKYEQIDTSRAYSVLSRAVSRGRTSAMAHDRQSIEILDSERQELQPQPPSK from the coding sequence ATGACAGACTGCAACCTGGCCGACATCACCCTGGTCATCGACCGCAGCGGCTCGATGAGCCACGTTCGCGCCGAAGCGGAATCGGGAGTGAACGCTTTCATCCGCGAGCAGGCCGCCGCCCGCGGACAGGCCAACCTGACGCTGGTCCAGTTCGACACCGAGTATGACTTTGTGCATCGCGGCATGCCCATCGGCGACGTGCCGCCGTACACGCTTGAGCCGCGCGGCTGCACGGCGTTGCTTGACGCCGTCGGACGCGCCATCACCGAAGCCGGCCAGCGGCTCGCGGCCCTGCCGGAAGAGGCCCGGCCCGGGCTGGTGGTGTTCGCCATCGTGACCGACGGCCACGAGAACAGCAGCCGCGAATTCACCAGGCAGCAGGTGCGCGACATGATCACGCACCAGCGGCAGGTCTACAACTGGCAGTTCGTATTTCTCTGCGTCGATGACAAGGCGTTCGACGAAGCGGTCGATATGGGCGTCGATCCGGCGGCGACGTCAAAGTACGAGCAAATCGACACGAGTCGTGCCTACAGCGTCCTGTCCCGCGCCGTGTCCCGAGGGCGAACCAGCGCGATGGCGCATGATCGCCAGTCGATCGAGATTCTGGATTCAGAGCGGCAGGAGTTGCAGCCGCAGCCGCCTTCGAAGTAG
- a CDS encoding type II secretion system protein, whose protein sequence is MRRGFTLLELLIVVGVIALLVGLFAPALASARTASRTTACASNLHELGLLHFEQAFDLDRWAESAYDLQPVRFETVADRSDYGYRGTFGFGQQPPPGSRDFAKKLLDAEAAAPAQPPSWRIPCPQAIPTSEQSYGLNWRFRGVKPERLTGVDLIFADSPYRLMVRGMDLSPRHSEQVNFMYGDQHVADGGADLLKEDDLHRRTWRPDPLPAEYPQR, encoded by the coding sequence ATGCGCCGAGGCTTCACGCTGCTCGAACTGCTCATCGTCGTCGGCGTCATCGCGCTGCTCGTCGGGCTGTTTGCTCCGGCTCTGGCCAGCGCCCGCACCGCGTCGCGCACGACGGCCTGCGCTTCCAACCTGCACGAACTCGGCCTGCTGCACTTCGAGCAGGCGTTCGACCTCGACCGCTGGGCCGAGTCGGCGTACGACCTGCAGCCCGTGCGGTTCGAAACGGTCGCTGATCGATCGGACTACGGGTATCGCGGCACGTTCGGTTTCGGCCAGCAGCCGCCCCCGGGTTCGAGGGACTTTGCGAAGAAGCTGCTCGACGCGGAGGCCGCCGCGCCAGCCCAGCCGCCCAGTTGGCGCATCCCCTGCCCGCAGGCGATCCCGACCAGCGAGCAGAGTTACGGCCTGAACTGGCGCTTCCGCGGCGTCAAGCCCGAGCGCCTCACGGGCGTCGATCTCATCTTCGCCGACAGCCCCTATCGCCTCATGGTGCGCGGCATGGACCTGTCGCCGCGCCACAGCGAGCAGGTGAACTTCATGTACGGCGACCAGCACGTCGCCGACGGCGGGGCCGACCTGCTCAAGGAAGACGATCTTCACCGCCGCACCTGGCGACCCGACCCGCTGCCGGCGGAGTATCCGCAGCGCTGA
- a CDS encoding response regulator: protein MAETNHSTESAKAQPNGSEPLKTEGRPRLLVLDGAIEPNSRIAAGLCQHFDLRFIGDAEAAQEAASGSLVLADPSSLMPLERALAEGQTGTLLSALGEGVCLCDSAGNLVWANRKYQQFNGSVTRKVERTCQETARLFSEQVELNEDSSRRFAFQTEDNRFYEMIASPVIDTSRGNGDGLRILAIVWDTTKSRRLQQQLDAIDAAGSELVRIESEAVSSLNTAQRLTLLEEKIINFTRELMHFDHFNIYLLEKESKRLLPVMTVGMPQSVADYDLRAETTGNGISGYVAATGRSYICHDVQNDPRYLPGLDNAASSLSVPLRLHDQVIGVFNIESLSPGAFSEDDRQIAEIFGRYIALALNILDLLVVERVTTSGTVAVNVIGEISHPLNDITAEAEALREKVITDPVALKHIDRVLKLVSLVRRKVEDVAKGPKSILGIQEAIENSEIDPLLLNKHVLVADDEPNIRETIHAVLSKRGCLVTVCQSGQEAIDMLGRSSAGEVDLVISDISMPDQNGYQVFAAARRLDERVPVILMTGFGYDPHHSIVRASQEGLQCVLFKPFQIDQLLDEVLKAARLSSGPRPKSA from the coding sequence ATGGCTGAGACGAATCATTCCACCGAGAGCGCCAAGGCCCAGCCGAACGGCTCTGAGCCGCTCAAGACCGAGGGGCGACCGCGTCTGCTCGTTCTCGACGGAGCGATCGAGCCGAACTCGAGGATTGCTGCAGGTCTGTGCCAGCACTTTGATCTGCGCTTCATCGGCGACGCTGAGGCAGCTCAGGAAGCGGCGAGCGGCTCGTTGGTCCTTGCCGATCCTTCCAGCCTCATGCCTCTCGAGCGCGCCTTGGCCGAGGGGCAGACGGGCACGCTTCTCAGCGCCTTGGGCGAAGGCGTGTGCCTGTGCGATTCGGCCGGCAATCTCGTCTGGGCCAACCGCAAGTACCAGCAGTTCAACGGATCCGTCACGCGCAAGGTGGAGCGGACCTGCCAGGAGACGGCGCGGCTCTTCTCCGAGCAGGTCGAACTCAACGAAGACTCCAGCCGCCGCTTCGCGTTCCAGACCGAGGACAATCGCTTCTACGAGATGATCGCCTCGCCGGTGATCGACACGAGCCGCGGCAACGGCGACGGGCTGCGCATCCTTGCGATCGTGTGGGACACGACAAAGAGCCGCCGCCTGCAGCAGCAACTCGACGCGATCGACGCGGCAGGCAGCGAACTGGTGCGCATCGAATCCGAAGCCGTCTCGTCGCTCAACACCGCCCAGCGCCTCACGCTGCTCGAAGAGAAGATCATCAACTTCACGCGCGAGTTGATGCACTTTGACCATTTCAATATCTACCTGCTCGAAAAGGAGAGCAAGCGCCTGCTGCCGGTCATGACCGTCGGCATGCCGCAGTCGGTGGCGGACTACGACCTGCGGGCCGAGACGACGGGCAACGGCATCTCGGGCTACGTCGCCGCAACCGGGCGCAGCTACATCTGCCACGACGTCCAGAACGATCCGCGCTACCTGCCGGGCCTCGACAACGCGGCCAGCAGCCTGAGCGTGCCGCTGCGCCTGCACGACCAGGTCATCGGCGTATTCAACATCGAATCGCTCAGCCCCGGCGCCTTCAGCGAGGACGACCGGCAGATCGCTGAAATCTTCGGCCGCTACATCGCGCTGGCGCTCAACATCCTCGATCTGCTCGTGGTCGAGCGCGTCACGACCAGCGGCACCGTGGCCGTGAACGTGATCGGCGAGATCAGCCATCCGCTCAACGACATCACCGCCGAGGCCGAAGCGCTGCGCGAGAAGGTGATTACCGATCCGGTCGCGCTCAAGCACATTGATCGCGTGCTCAAACTCGTGAGCCTCGTGCGGCGCAAGGTCGAAGACGTCGCCAAGGGGCCCAAGAGCATTCTCGGCATCCAGGAGGCGATCGAGAACTCGGAGATCGATCCGCTGCTGCTCAACAAACACGTGCTCGTGGCTGATGACGAGCCGAACATCCGCGAGACCATCCACGCCGTGCTCAGCAAGCGCGGCTGCCTCGTGACGGTGTGCCAGAGCGGGCAGGAGGCCATCGACATGCTCGGCCGCTCGTCGGCCGGCGAAGTCGATCTGGTGATCTCGGACATTTCAATGCCCGACCAGAACGGCTACCAGGTCTTCGCCGCCGCACGCCGGCTCGATGAACGTGTGCCCGTGATCCTGATGACCGGCTTTGGCTACGACCCGCACCACTCGATCGTCCGCGCCAGCCAGGAAGGCCTGCAGTGCGTGCTCTTCAAGCCGTTCCAGATCGATCAACTGCTCGACGAGGTGCTCAAGGCCGCGCGTCTGTCCTCTGGTCCGCGTCCCAAGTCCGCCTGA